The DNA region GGCAGCACAACCAGGACTACTGGGCCGAGAAGGACGAATTCCCGGCGATCGACCTCGAGGACAAGGCGTTCGTCTACGGCTGAGCTCCTTCTGGTTCGATCATTCAGACGCCGATCCCGTCACCCTGAGGTGCCCGCGAAGCGGGCCTCGAAGGGTGCACGGCCCGGCTGGTGGCCGTCGATCCTTCGAGGCTCGCTCCGCTCGCACCTCAGGATGACGGTGATGGATCGAACGCGCTGATCGACGAGCATCGGCGCGAATATCACCGCGCAATCGCCTCACGCATACTCCGGCAGTTTCGCGGCGGCTTCGGGGGTCTTGCCGCGGATCATGTCGGAGGCCTTGTCGGCGATCATCAAGGTCGAGGCGTTGAGGTTGGCCGATATCATCCGCGGCATGATCGAGGCGTCGATCACGCGCAGGCCCTCCATGCCATGGACCCGAAGCTGGTCGTCGACCACGGCCCAGGACGCATCGGCCGGTCCCATCCGGCAGGTACAGCCGGGATGGAAGGTGGTGGTGCCGCGCTGGGTCGCGGCCGCGAGCAGCTCCTCGTCGCTCGTGACCTTCGGACCCGGAAAGTCCTCATAGGCGAAATACGGCTTGAGCGGCTCGGAGGCGAGCAGCCGGCGCGCCAGCTTCATGCCGGCGACGACGACGCGGCGGTCGATCGCCTCGGCAAGATAGTTGGTCTGGATGATCGGCGGCGCGAACGGATCGGCGGAGCGGATCCGGACATAGCCGCGACTCTCCGGCCGCTGCTGCCATGAGGCCACCGTCATGCCGGGCTCGTCCTCGAGCTGGCCCTGCACGCCTTCCTTGTAGCTCGCCGGCGTGAAGGTGAGCTGCAAATCGGAGCTCTCGGTGGTCTCGCCAGAATGCCAGAAGCAATAGACCATGGTCGGCGACAGCGACAGCAGCCCGCGCCGCGTCGTCGCCCATTTGATCGCCTCGCCCCACAGGCTGAAGCCGCGGCGCAGCTCGTTGATGGTCCGGATGTTCTTGACCCGCGCCACCGAGCGCGGTGCGTAATGATCCTGCAGGCCCTCGCCGACACCCGGCAGCGCGTGGCGCACCTCGATGCCGTGCGACTTCAGCAGGTCGGGCGAACCAACGCCGGAGAGCTGCAACAGCTGCGGCGAGTTATAGGCGCCGCCGGAGAGGATGACCTCCTTGGTGGCGCGGATCTCGAGCGGATCGCCGTGCTTGCCGCCGCGGTTGTAGCGCACGCCGACCGCGCGCTTGCCCTCGAAGATGATACCGGTGACATGCGCATGCGTGCGTACGTCGACATTCGGCCGCTTCCGCGCCGGATGCAGGAACGCGGTCGCAGCGCTGACCCGGCGCCCGTTCAGGATGGTGCGCTGGCAGTACGACACGCCCTCCTGGATCTGGCCATTGTAGTCGGGATTGCGCGGAATCCCGAGGCTGACCGCGCCCGCCATGAAGGCTTCGCAGAGCGGGTCCTGCCAGTCCATCGTGGTGACGGTGAGATTGCCGTCGCGGCCGCGATAGGTATCGTCGCCCTCGCCGATCCGCCGCTCCATGCGCCGGAAGTACGGCAGCACGTCGGGATAGCCCCAGCCGCGATTGCCGAGCTGCGCCCAGGTGTCGAAATCCTGGCGCTGGCCGCGATTGTAGATGTGGCCGTTGATCGACGACGAGCCGCCGAGTGTCTTGCCGCGCGGCGCGTAGATGCTGCGCCCGCCGGTGTAGGGACCCACCTCCTGCTGATAGGCCCAGTTCACGCTCGTCATGTGGAAGGTCTTGATGAAGCCGGCCGGCAGATGGATGTAAGGATGCCAGTCACTCGGCCCCGCCTCGAGCACGCACACCCTGACAGCAGCGTCTTCACTCAACCGGTTGGTCAGCACGCTCCCGGCGGAGCCTGCGCCGATGATCACATAATCGAACGTTTCCATCGTCTCGCTTCTGGCGCCGACCAAAGTGTCAGCGCGGCTTTTCGTTGAGTTGATAGTTGAGATGCGCCTTCACCGTCGGCCATTCGCTGGCGATGATGCTGTAAACCACGGTGTCGCGCAACGTACCGTTGGGCGCGATCTGATGGCTGCGCAGGATGCCGTCCTGCTTGGCACCCAGACGCTCGATACCGCGCCGGCTCTGGTGATTGAAGAAATGCGTGCGGAACTCGACTGCAATGCAATCGAGCTTCTCGAAGGCGTGTTGGAGCAGCAGCAGTTTGCACTGCGTGTTGACCGCGCTGCGCTGCACACGCTTGGCGTACCAGGTCGAGCCGATCTCAACGCGGCGGTTCGGCGTGTCGACATTCATGTAGGTCGACATGCCCGAGATCCGGCCGTCGGCATCGAACACGGTGAACGGCAGCATCGATCCGGCCGCCTGCAGGCCGAGCCGGCGGTCGATCTCCTTGGCCATGTTCTCCGGCTGCGGGATCGAGGTGTACCAGAGTTGAGAGAGATGGCCGTCCTTCACTGCGTCGACGAGACCGTCGCGATGATCATGGGACAACGGTTCGAGCCACGCATGCGCACCGCGAAGGGTGACCGGTTCAAGCCAGGGCATTTTGATTCCTTTCCGTCATTGCGAGGAGCGAAGCGACGAAGCAATCCATTCCCTCCGTGTTCGTGGCGGCATGGATTGCTTCGCTTCGCTCGCAATGACGTTCTTACGTCACTTGTTCAGAAAATTCAGCGGCAATCCCGGCCGCGACCAGTCCATCGCGATCAGTTCGCCCTTGCCGGACAGCGTGATGTACGCGGTCTTCAGGTCGGGGCCGCCGAAGGCGATGTTGGTGGTGACGCGGTCGCCGGTCGGCACCTGCTCGACCACGGTGCCGTCAGGCGCGATCACCGAGATGCAGCCCGAAATCAGCGTCGCGACGCAGACATTGCCCGATGCTTCGACGGCGAGCGAATCGAACATCTGGTAGCCGCCGAGGCCCGCGATCGGCTTGCCGCGCTCGCCGCGATAGATCACGTCGCGCGGCTTGATGGTGCCGGGCTCGGACACCTCATAGGCCCACAGCCGCGCCGTCGGCGTCTCCGCGATGTAGACGGTCTTCTCATCCGGCGACAGGCCGATGCCGTTGGCCGGCAGGATGCCGTGCACGGCCTCGACGATCTCGTTCATGCCGGGCTTCAGATAATAGAATGCACCGACATCCATCTCGCGGGCGCGGCGCTTGCCGAGGTCGGAGAACCACAGGCCGCCGTGCTTGTCGAACACCAGATCGTTCGGCCCGCGCAGCTCATGCTCGCCGCACTTCGTCACCACGGTCTCGACCTTGCCGGATTGCAGATCGACGCGCTGGATCGAACCGCCGAGATAATCCTCCGGCTGCGGACCCGGCATGATCATGTTGCGGGTCGGGATCCAGGAGAAGCCGCCATTGTTGCAGACGTACATCTTGCCGTCCGGGCCGAGTGCCGCGCCGTTCGGGCCGCCCGGCACCTTGGCGACGATCTCCTTGCGCCCGTCGGGATAGATCCGGGTCAGCCGCTGGCCGCGGATTTCGACCAGCACGACCGAACCGTCGGGCATGACGACGGGACCTTCGGGAAACTCGAGATCGGTGGCGAGTACGCGGATATTGGCCATGGCATCCTCCCGGCTCATTGGCTGCAGGCGGATTTTCGAACGGTCCCGCACGCACAACGTTGTTGTTTCATCCTGTTATGGCAAACGGGGTTTGGCTTGCCAAGCAATCAGGGGCGCAACGCTGCCCGGCGTTGAGGTGGGATGATGCCGCAGTAGCGGCGACGTCGTCCCTGCCAACACTATCAAACCCGTCATCCTGAGGAGCCGCGAAGCGGCGTCTCGAAGGATGCACGGCCCCGCTGGTGGCCGTCGACCCTTCGAGACGGCCGCTCCGCGGCCTCCTCAGGGTGACGGTGATGGAGCCCAAGTACACGCTTCTCTCCGTTCGTCGTCCCTGCGAAGCAGGGACCCATAACCACAGGGTTGTGTTGTTGGAGAGGGCAGTGGCCCCAGCGTCGCGCAGCAACTTCCATTTGTGGTTATGAGTCCCGGGTCAAGCCCGGGACGACACTGAATGTGTGGCTCGACTTTTGAGTCATGCTTCCGAATTCTCGCGACATGATCTGCCCGAGCTGTGCTCTTCGTTCCGCCCTCTCCCCTTCAGAGGGCGCAGGGAAAGCCGGGTGCCGATCGCACCCATGGGCCCCGAGCAAAAGGTAGAAAGCTCGGGGGTAGGACCACAGGTGTAACCGGAGCAATCCGGCTTTCCCTGCGCGATGGGTTACGGCTTACTTCGTGCTCTCCCCGGCGAGACTGGGCTTGCTTGTCACCGCCTTCGCAAGACGCGCTGCATCTTGCGAGAGGACACCTGCCGCTAGGGCGTCAGGACCACACGACTTCACCGTCCGCTTCACGCGCACTCGTCAGTTGCACGATCGGCGTCCACCCCATCTCGACCCACGTTCGTGACGACCGCGAAGCGCCCCTCGATCGGGTGACACGCATGTATTGAACATCTGAGTTGGATCAGGCGTCAAGTCAAATTCTGAAAATCGGAACAAATTAGTGAGCGCTGACGGCGCGCAGCTCCGTAGGATGGGTAGAGCGCAGCGAAACCCATCATTGGCGCCACGGTATAAGGCGATGGGTTTCGCTGCGCTCTACCCATCCTACAATCTGAGTTGCCCGTCGGGGCAGTTTGTCGCACCCGCCCGGAACACGGTGCGTAGGGTGGGTTAGCGAAGCGTAACCCACCATTGTCAGCCAAAATGAACGGATCGATCGATGAGAGATCGGTCGGTGGGTTACGCCTACGGCTAACCCACCCGACGAAGTAATTGCGAGCGCCCTCAGCTCAGCGCGCCCGCATGCACCCACCAGCCGGGATGTGCGGCGCGGAGCTTTTCGCCGGCGGCCTGGGCATCGACATCGGTTCCGAACACCGCAAAGCAGGTCGCGCCGGAGCCCGACATGCGCACCAGGCGAACGCCCTTGGTCGCACGCAGCGCGGACAAGACGTCGCTGATGACGGGCTCGATGCGCGCGGCGGGCGCTTCGAGATCGTTGGTGCCGCGCGAAAGCGCCGCGATCCAGTCGTCGACCGCGTGGCCGGCGTCCGGCCAGGACGACGCCTGCATCACGACATCGGTGGCGCCGATCAGGAGCTCGCCATGGCGCAGCCCAAGCGCATTGAAGACATCCTTGGTCGCAACCGGCACGCGCGGATTGACCAGCACGCACGGCATTTTCGGCAGGTCGAGCGGCAGCAGGCCCTCGCCGACGCCGGTCATGTCGCAGGCGCGCGAGGCGACGCATACCGGCACGTCGGCGCCGGTCTGCAGCGCGACCTCCATGATCCTGCTATCGTCGAGCGAGAGCTCGTTGAGCCGCGCCAAAAGCCGCAGTGCAGCCGCGGCATCCGCCGAGCCGCCGCCAATACCGGCCGCGACGGGCAGCACCTTCTCCAGCGTGAAGTGGCCGACCTCGAGGTCCGCGACGCGCTCGCCGAGCAGTCGCGCGGCCTTGAGCACGAGATTATCAGACGTATCGCCGCAGGCATCGGCCAGCGGCCCCAGCATCGAGAGCGACAGCTCGGGCCCCGGCTCGAGCGTGAGACGATCGGCGCAATCGGCAAACGCGACGACGCTCTCCAGGTCGTGAAACCCATCGACGCGCCGCCCGACAACCTTCAGCGTCAGGTTGACCTTGGCACGCCCTTCTTCAATCAGCGCCGGCACGGCGATAAACCCCTAAAAACAAACATTGTGCTGCGATTAGCGTAAATCGCCTCACGATCCTATCCCTTTGTTTGCACGGAAATTCCGCCTCCGCTCGTCATGCCCGGGCTTGACCCGGGCATCCATCAACCGAAAATTCATCTCACGAAGGGGATGGATGGCCGGGTCAAGCCCGGCCATGACGATGTGGAAGCGTCGCTGCCCGGAACAAGCCCAGGCATGACGTCTCGATTGGCAATGCACGCTGGCGGTTATACCGGGATCAACCGCCCTTGCCGTCGTCGTCCTTCTTCTTGTCGGCGGAGGCGGCGTTCGAGGTGTCGTCCGGCAGGCCGTTGTCGATCTTGGCCTGGATCTTCGGCAGCTCTTCCGGCTCGGGCTTGAGGTCGCGGGCATGGGCCCACTGGAACTTGGCTTCCAGCGTGCGGCCGACGCGCCAATAGGCATCGCCGAGATGGTCGTTGATGGTCGGATCTTCCGGCTTCAGGTCGATCGCACGCTCGAGGTTCTTCACCGCCTCGTCGTAATTGCCGATCCGGTAATAGGCCCAGCCGAGGGAGTCGACGATGTAGCCGTCATCAGGGCGCTGATCGACGGCACGCTTGATCATCTTCATGCCTTCGTCGAGGTTGATGCCCTGGTCGATCCAGGAATAGCCGAGATAGTTCAGCACATGCGGCTGCTCGGGCTGCAGCTCGAGCGCCTTGCGCATGTCGGCCTCGGCCTTGTTCCACTGCTTGGAGCGCTCCTCGCAGATGCCGCGATAGTAGTAGGTGACCCAGGCGTTCTTGTCGCCGCCGGCGGCCGGCAGCGCGTCGATCGCCTGCGAATAGGTGGTCGCGCAGTCGGCGAACTTCTTGCGGCCGCGCTCGATATTGCCGAGCGCAAGGATCGCCTCGATATCCTTCGGCTGATCCGCGGTGACTTCCTTGAGGATCTTGATCGCCTCGTCGCTGCGGTCGGCGGCGTCGAGATTGGTCGCGAGCTGGATCTGCGCGTTGCGCTTCAGCGGCGAGGACGCCGGCATCCGCTCATAGACCTTGATTGCCATCTGCGGCTTCTTCACCGATTCATAGAGATCGGCGAGCGACAGCAGGGCCAGCGGATGGTTCGGCTGCAGGTAGAGCGCGAGCTGCAGATAGACCAGCGCGAGGTCCTCGCCGCCGCGGCGGGTCAGCGTCGCGCCGATGCCGTACAGCGCCTCGGCGGCGCCGGCCTGCGGTGAATCGATCAGCGGCGGCAGCTTCTTGCCGGCCTTGGTTTCCTTGATGCCTTCCAGCACCAGCGGATGACGCGGCAGCTTCTTGTCGAACGCCTCGTACATCGCGGTCGCGGCGGCGGCATCCTTGTTGCGCGAGGTCCAGCGCGCATATTCGTCGACCGTGCGCAGCATCGAATCGTCGAGCTTGAACACCTTCTCGAAGCGGGCCCCGGCATCCTTCTCCTTGCCGGACAGCTCGTAGATCATGCCGGCGTGCAGGTCCTTGAAGATCGGATACCATTCGGGGCCGGTCAGCTTGTCGATCGATGCGACCGCACCCTTGCTGTCGCCGGCGCCATAGGCCGCCCAGGCCGACAGCAGCGTCGCCACCAGGTCGGTGATCGGACCGCGCACCGACTGGTTGATGTTGGACTGCGCGGCGGCGTATTTCTTCAGCTTGAGGTCGCGCACGCCGACCACGAGGCGGGCGACGCGGTTGGCCTTGTCCTGGGTCAGGATGCGGTCGGCGAGCTTCACCGCCTCATCAATGTCGCCGTCGGCGAGCGAGGAGATGAAGGCGCGGTCGAGCAGCTCGGAATTCTTCGGATCGGTGCGCAGCGCCGAGCGGTAGAACGCAGCAGCCGAGGCCGCATCGCGCTCGACACTGGCGTGGCGGGCGGCCAGATAGCTGCCGGCGGTGGTCAGCGACTTCAGGTCGGTCTTGCTCGGGAATTGCGCGGCATTGTCGGTCGGATGGTCGGGCGTCTGCGCCGACAGCTGCGCAGGCACGGCAAGCGCCGCGGCAGCAAGAACGGCAATCGTCAGGCGGTTGAAACGGGTGGACAGCATCACGGTCGCCTTGCTCCAGGGGTTTAAGGCCACGAAGGATTTACGGCCAAGATCTTCGCGACAAGATCCTGCGATCAGTCTCAAAATGCGAACCCAAGCGGCGGCATCCCGGCGAGCGACAATGCCGCTTTTGGCGTTTATCCGCAAGGATCGCCCAAAGGTAACCCATGCCGAATCGATTGGCAGATTAGGCCGTTAGGCCTGCCGATCCAGCCAGCCCACCGCAAGACCCTCCCACTATGGCGGTATCGTGACCGGCCCCGGCATATTCGCGTGCGGAAGCAAAAAGCGCCGGATACTGGCGCCGCGGCCCCCTGTTCCGCTTCACCATTGTATCCGGCGGTGCAATCCGGCCGCTCCACACGACGAGAGGACAAGCGGACGCTGCGACCGGCCTCACGCAAATGTGGTCGGCCGCGTCAGCCTCACCCTTGGCCTTACATCGCCTCGTAGTTCGGCC from Bradyrhizobium sp. B124 includes:
- a CDS encoding GMC family oxidoreductase N-terminal domain-containing protein, whose amino-acid sequence is METFDYVIIGAGSAGSVLTNRLSEDAAVRVCVLEAGPSDWHPYIHLPAGFIKTFHMTSVNWAYQQEVGPYTGGRSIYAPRGKTLGGSSSINGHIYNRGQRQDFDTWAQLGNRGWGYPDVLPYFRRMERRIGEGDDTYRGRDGNLTVTTMDWQDPLCEAFMAGAVSLGIPRNPDYNGQIQEGVSYCQRTILNGRRVSAATAFLHPARKRPNVDVRTHAHVTGIIFEGKRAVGVRYNRGGKHGDPLEIRATKEVILSGGAYNSPQLLQLSGVGSPDLLKSHGIEVRHALPGVGEGLQDHYAPRSVARVKNIRTINELRRGFSLWGEAIKWATTRRGLLSLSPTMVYCFWHSGETTESSDLQLTFTPASYKEGVQGQLEDEPGMTVASWQQRPESRGYVRIRSADPFAPPIIQTNYLAEAIDRRVVVAGMKLARRLLASEPLKPYFAYEDFPGPKVTSDEELLAAATQRGTTTFHPGCTCRMGPADASWAVVDDQLRVHGMEGLRVIDASIMPRMISANLNASTLMIADKASDMIRGKTPEAAAKLPEYA
- a CDS encoding GNAT family protein, whose product is MPWLEPVTLRGAHAWLEPLSHDHRDGLVDAVKDGHLSQLWYTSIPQPENMAKEIDRRLGLQAAGSMLPFTVFDADGRISGMSTYMNVDTPNRRVEIGSTWYAKRVQRSAVNTQCKLLLLQHAFEKLDCIAVEFRTHFFNHQSRRGIERLGAKQDGILRSHQIAPNGTLRDTVVYSIIASEWPTVKAHLNYQLNEKPR
- a CDS encoding SMP-30/gluconolactonase/LRE family protein; translation: MANIRVLATDLEFPEGPVVMPDGSVVLVEIRGQRLTRIYPDGRKEIVAKVPGGPNGAALGPDGKMYVCNNGGFSWIPTRNMIMPGPQPEDYLGGSIQRVDLQSGKVETVVTKCGEHELRGPNDLVFDKHGGLWFSDLGKRRAREMDVGAFYYLKPGMNEIVEAVHGILPANGIGLSPDEKTVYIAETPTARLWAYEVSEPGTIKPRDVIYRGERGKPIAGLGGYQMFDSLAVEASGNVCVATLISGCISVIAPDGTVVEQVPTGDRVTTNIAFGGPDLKTAYITLSGKGELIAMDWSRPGLPLNFLNK
- a CDS encoding 4-(cytidine 5'-diphospho)-2-C-methyl-D-erythritol kinase, which encodes MPALIEEGRAKVNLTLKVVGRRVDGFHDLESVVAFADCADRLTLEPGPELSLSMLGPLADACGDTSDNLVLKAARLLGERVADLEVGHFTLEKVLPVAAGIGGGSADAAAALRLLARLNELSLDDSRIMEVALQTGADVPVCVASRACDMTGVGEGLLPLDLPKMPCVLVNPRVPVATKDVFNALGLRHGELLIGATDVVMQASSWPDAGHAVDDWIAALSRGTNDLEAPAARIEPVISDVLSALRATKGVRLVRMSGSGATCFAVFGTDVDAQAAGEKLRAAHPGWWVHAGALS
- a CDS encoding tetratricopeptide repeat protein, which encodes MLSTRFNRLTIAVLAAAALAVPAQLSAQTPDHPTDNAAQFPSKTDLKSLTTAGSYLAARHASVERDAASAAAFYRSALRTDPKNSELLDRAFISSLADGDIDEAVKLADRILTQDKANRVARLVVGVRDLKLKKYAAAQSNINQSVRGPITDLVATLLSAWAAYGAGDSKGAVASIDKLTGPEWYPIFKDLHAGMIYELSGKEKDAGARFEKVFKLDDSMLRTVDEYARWTSRNKDAAAATAMYEAFDKKLPRHPLVLEGIKETKAGKKLPPLIDSPQAGAAEALYGIGATLTRRGGEDLALVYLQLALYLQPNHPLALLSLADLYESVKKPQMAIKVYERMPASSPLKRNAQIQLATNLDAADRSDEAIKILKEVTADQPKDIEAILALGNIERGRKKFADCATTYSQAIDALPAAGGDKNAWVTYYYRGICEERSKQWNKAEADMRKALELQPEQPHVLNYLGYSWIDQGINLDEGMKMIKRAVDQRPDDGYIVDSLGWAYYRIGNYDEAVKNLERAIDLKPEDPTINDHLGDAYWRVGRTLEAKFQWAHARDLKPEPEELPKIQAKIDNGLPDDTSNAASADKKKDDDGKGG